The following proteins are co-located in the Flammeovirga kamogawensis genome:
- a CDS encoding T9SS type A sorting domain-containing protein, whose amino-acid sequence MKSHENHISLIRYALSFTLIIVGTIILSPVNSFGRNENTPIERFLKAGEKVQSLSFEIMPNPVISRDNSIDVSMKVEGIDQSFPVQVLVYNTIGNLVYRMDLSVDAPTVQFQFKPKATITEGLYFVSILNGTNRVTRRMVVNSTE is encoded by the coding sequence ATGAAATCACATGAAAATCACATTTCTCTGATTAGGTACGCACTCTCTTTTACTTTAATTATTGTAGGTACAATTATTTTATCACCAGTAAATTCTTTTGGTAGAAATGAAAACACACCTATTGAAAGGTTTTTAAAAGCTGGAGAGAAAGTACAATCTTTGAGTTTTGAAATAATGCCGAACCCGGTTATTAGTCGTGATAATTCAATTGATGTTAGTATGAAGGTTGAAGGAATTGATCAATCATTTCCTGTTCAAGTTTTAGTGTATAACACAATTGGGAATTTGGTTTACAGAATGGATTTATCTGTGGATGCTCCAACAGTACAATTCCAATTTAAACCAAAAGCTACAATTACTGAAGGGCTTTATTTTGTATCTATCCTAAATGGCACAAATAGGGTAACAAGAAGAATGGTTGTTAACTCCACTGAATGA
- a CDS encoding SH3 domain-containing protein — MRFLLFLISFYLLTYSQLSLANSSIKNKIEEADQLFDAKQYIDAYKIYDNLLEDDQVFSSRMLLRMSYIQEGQGNYSLALYLLNLQYRLTADRQTSNKMSKIASDHNLLGYQYSDKEYFTSLFNKMKVEVGVAIIVILGICLVLMYLRRKEQHSITTLTFGVAVISLLGLWAFNGGVIREQGIVMPSGALLMDGPSAGSKNISKLVPGERVMISGETDIWYEVTLPNEATGFLRKGRVFDVK; from the coding sequence ATGAGATTTCTTTTATTCTTAATAAGTTTTTACTTACTGACATACAGTCAGTTATCGTTAGCAAATTCTTCAATAAAAAACAAAATTGAAGAGGCAGATCAGCTTTTTGACGCCAAACAGTACATTGATGCGTATAAAATTTACGATAATCTTTTAGAAGATGATCAAGTTTTTTCATCAAGAATGTTACTTCGTATGTCTTATATTCAAGAAGGGCAAGGAAATTATTCTTTGGCTTTGTACTTATTGAATTTACAATATAGACTTACAGCCGATAGACAAACGTCTAATAAGATGTCAAAAATAGCAAGTGATCACAATCTTTTAGGTTATCAATATTCCGACAAAGAATATTTCACTTCACTTTTTAATAAAATGAAAGTTGAAGTAGGTGTTGCGATCATTGTCATTTTAGGGATTTGTTTGGTGTTAATGTACCTCCGCCGTAAAGAGCAACATTCTATCACTACACTTACTTTTGGAGTAGCTGTAATTAGCTTACTAGGGCTTTGGGCATTTAATGGTGGTGTTATCAGAGAACAAGGTATTGTAATGCCTTCTGGAGCACTTTTAATGGATGGTCCTTCTGCAGGTAGTAAAAATATTTCTAAGCTCGTACCAGGTGAAAGAGTAATGATATCTGGAGAAACTGACATTTGGTATGAAGTAACTTTACCAAATGAAGCAACTGGTTTCCTAAGAAAAGGTAGAGTATTTGATGTTAAGTAG